The following proteins are encoded in a genomic region of Micromonospora olivasterospora:
- a CDS encoding SRPBCC family protein: protein MYSTQVFRHVRAPRRLVYRALLDADAIARWRTPAGMSGRVHEFDPREGGSFRVSLTYDTPDGTGKSTAHTDTYHGRFLKLVPDEQVVEELEFETDDPALRTVMTMTTTLTDAGGGTDVLIVHKGVPDAIPAADNETGTRMALANLARLVEAEPHR from the coding sequence ATGTACTCGACGCAGGTCTTCCGCCACGTCCGCGCTCCCCGCCGCCTGGTCTACCGGGCGCTGCTCGACGCCGACGCGATCGCCCGGTGGCGGACGCCGGCCGGCATGAGCGGCCGGGTGCACGAGTTCGACCCCCGCGAGGGCGGCTCGTTCCGGGTCTCCCTCACCTACGACACGCCGGACGGCACCGGCAAGTCGACAGCGCACACCGACACCTACCACGGCCGGTTCCTGAAGCTGGTGCCGGACGAGCAGGTGGTCGAGGAGCTGGAGTTCGAGACCGACGACCCCGCCCTGCGCACCGTGATGACCATGACCACCACCCTGACCGACGCCGGCGGCGGCACCGACGTGCTCATCGTGCACAAGGGCGTCCCCGACGCCATCCCCGCCGCCGACAACGAGACGGGCACCCGGATGGCCCTGGCGAACCTCGCCCGGCTCGTCGAGGCGGAGCCCCACCGGTAG
- a CDS encoding phage holin family protein, which yields MGDAAAQQPGAPGRPGSPTDRLAQDVAAVVREEVRAVRAQLTDAARPAGLAFLLLAAAGGCAVLGVGAASTTVLRGLEAFLPRRLAAAGLTAGYVAAAVFLGGMGLDRLRAAGGSSARLADQVSAAVSDTANRVLPAGSAAARDALRR from the coding sequence ATGGGCGACGCCGCCGCACAGCAGCCCGGTGCTCCCGGGAGACCGGGCAGTCCCACCGACCGGCTGGCGCAGGACGTGGCCGCGGTGGTGCGCGAGGAGGTGCGTGCGGTGCGCGCGCAGCTGACCGACGCCGCGCGCCCCGCCGGGCTCGCCTTCCTGCTCCTGGCCGCCGCCGGCGGGTGCGCGGTGCTGGGCGTCGGGGCGGCCTCGACGACCGTGCTCCGCGGGCTGGAGGCGTTCCTGCCGAGGCGGCTGGCCGCGGCGGGACTGACCGCCGGGTACGTCGCCGCCGCCGTGTTCCTCGGCGGCATGGGCCTGGACCGGCTGCGCGCCGCGGGAGGAAGCTCGGCCCGGCTGGCCGACCAGGTCAGCGCCGCGGTCTCCGACACCGCGAACCGGGTGCTTCCCGCCGGCTCGGCCGCGGCCCGCGACGCGCTGAGGCGCTGA